The following coding sequences are from one Leptospira ellinghausenii window:
- a CDS encoding AAA family ATPase produces MTSSPNKLSASPTIPQNKGKEKKFDISDILEDGPIPLGKGDTQNLDLDEKLRKAYFWITNFAIINPFYDIEYNDTPPLRFSIGDSKSTITLPTAQSYSSFVLLPLLSLIVKGKCLLVGGPGRGKTASAILMGVLAGYSIKEIKRAIQHGQPQMTITDLLGNPLPSDMMQAKSMEEIKIAWRKWLGMQVKIIDEYNRIPTRTQSALLTIMGDNYAEIYDQIYECPDAAWYLTANDDAGGGTYQVIEALKDRIDVVVKAPHFNTRFIKELIQRVEEGYKPESLVPKEIIFSEEEMKNIGEQIKQVNFPPGLRRRMEFFASQFEFMEYAGEQLEYKTKDTAKLSASDFGRLFSLETGKDKIKDIGSQTKNGLSVRAIFTCINYAKALAYFRGLREVTLDDLSHVLPFVLHDKLVQNIDSPFFEEADNQIYRSDRVSWIRKLFTLSLSEYERLGLDKNDKIAKLSETFEMGLEGLSIKETKQRLVEIEKEIESISKQRKLYGHMFDDILNLKYLHQRYTNYLKWAESNV; encoded by the coding sequence ATGACTTCTTCTCCAAATAAACTTTCAGCATCCCCAACAATCCCACAAAACAAGGGTAAGGAGAAAAAATTCGATATCTCCGACATTCTTGAAGATGGTCCAATCCCTTTGGGAAAGGGGGATACACAAAATCTTGATTTGGATGAAAAATTACGAAAAGCATATTTTTGGATCACCAATTTTGCCATCATCAATCCGTTTTATGACATTGAATACAATGACACACCACCATTAAGGTTTTCAATTGGTGATTCTAAATCCACAATCACACTCCCAACTGCACAAAGTTATTCGAGCTTTGTTTTACTTCCTCTACTCTCACTGATAGTAAAAGGAAAATGTTTGTTAGTTGGTGGTCCAGGCAGAGGGAAAACTGCATCAGCAATCCTTATGGGTGTTCTTGCTGGTTATTCGATCAAAGAAATCAAACGAGCCATACAACATGGCCAACCACAGATGACAATTACAGATTTATTAGGGAACCCTCTACCAAGTGATATGATGCAAGCCAAATCAATGGAGGAAATCAAAATTGCATGGCGAAAATGGCTTGGGATGCAAGTAAAAATCATCGATGAATACAATCGTATTCCAACAAGGACCCAATCTGCCTTACTCACCATCATGGGGGATAACTACGCTGAAATTTATGACCAAATTTATGAATGTCCAGATGCAGCTTGGTATTTAACTGCAAATGATGATGCGGGTGGAGGTACTTACCAAGTCATTGAAGCTCTAAAAGATAGGATTGATGTAGTCGTAAAAGCTCCACACTTTAATACACGTTTCATCAAAGAACTCATCCAAAGGGTCGAAGAAGGTTATAAACCAGAATCCCTCGTACCCAAAGAAATCATTTTTTCGGAAGAGGAAATGAAAAACATAGGGGAACAAATCAAACAGGTAAACTTTCCACCAGGTCTTCGCCGTCGTATGGAATTTTTTGCCTCTCAATTTGAATTTATGGAATATGCAGGTGAACAATTGGAATACAAAACCAAGGACACTGCAAAACTAAGTGCCTCAGATTTTGGCCGTTTGTTTTCTTTAGAAACCGGAAAAGATAAAATCAAAGACATCGGATCCCAAACAAAAAACGGACTGAGTGTACGAGCCATCTTTACTTGTATCAATTATGCAAAGGCACTCGCTTATTTTAGGGGACTCCGTGAAGTAACACTCGATGACCTAAGCCATGTATTACCATTTGTTTTGCATGATAAATTAGTTCAAAATATAGACTCACCTTTTTTTGAAGAAGCAGATAACCAAATTTACCGCAGTGATCGTGTGAGTTGGATTCGAAAATTATTTACTTTATCACTCAGCGAATACGAACGACTTGGTTTAGATAAAAACGATAAAATTGCCAAACTTTCGGAAACATTCGAAATGGGATTGGAAGGTTTGTCGATAAAGGAAACCAAACAAAGACTTGTAGAAATTGAAAAAGAAATCGAATCAATATCCAAACAGCGAAAGTTATACGGACATATGTTTGATGATATATTAAACCTAAAGTATTTACACCAAAGGTATACGAACTATTTAAAGTGGGCGGAATCTAATGTATGA
- a CDS encoding 1-acyl-sn-glycerol-3-phosphate acyltransferase produces the protein MSIKSFIPAKFNLPALWFTDLTLPLLNKLVHNIDSIEISENDIKTLKSLQKERLVYISNHPTTKEPGVAFHVANIMGSRFHYMAAREVFEWGYGFVGDFIQSIGAYSVLAGAPDRESLKASRSILANNSGKLALFPEGEPTSGMNDTLLPFQPGVAQLGIWGLEDALKQDPNATIWVLPTFIKYRMTSSIQSMQRDIDQSLTRMEERLGISKTGKDIVHRFLSVGKRMMEREEKEYGVPVDESKADDFDYRLGRMRHAMLDNIARKANIPKWDSDANAIEKLRKILSVLEMVSVGMPDPNGELPSLEMARWARNAATKAYDFISIQTAYIKELPSPERLYEFLYRYENEILGETKSRPHKAIVRLGKPFKINDYLGSYKEDKKKTIDNITERLRDELQSMLVDEKSKSNPLFPSQYIF, from the coding sequence ATGTCAATCAAATCCTTCATTCCTGCAAAGTTCAATCTCCCTGCTCTTTGGTTTACCGATCTGACACTACCTCTTCTCAACAAATTGGTTCACAATATCGATTCGATTGAAATCTCTGAAAATGACATAAAAACTTTAAAATCCTTACAAAAGGAACGTTTGGTTTACATTTCCAACCATCCCACAACCAAAGAACCAGGTGTGGCCTTCCATGTTGCAAACATTATGGGTTCTCGTTTTCATTACATGGCAGCAAGGGAGGTATTTGAATGGGGGTATGGGTTTGTTGGTGATTTTATCCAGTCAATCGGAGCCTATTCTGTGTTAGCTGGAGCACCTGACCGTGAATCCTTAAAAGCATCAAGATCCATCCTTGCAAACAACTCTGGCAAATTGGCACTGTTTCCAGAAGGGGAACCGACAAGTGGTATGAATGATACCTTACTCCCCTTCCAACCAGGAGTGGCCCAACTGGGAATTTGGGGGCTGGAAGATGCACTCAAACAAGATCCAAATGCGACCATCTGGGTACTCCCCACTTTCATCAAATATCGGATGACTAGTTCAATCCAATCCATGCAACGAGACATCGACCAAAGTCTGACGAGAATGGAAGAGAGACTCGGAATTTCCAAAACGGGAAAAGACATTGTCCACCGATTTTTATCAGTTGGGAAACGAATGATGGAACGGGAAGAAAAAGAATACGGTGTGCCCGTAGACGAAAGTAAAGCCGATGATTTTGACTACCGATTGGGTCGGATGCGACATGCTATGTTAGATAATATCGCAAGAAAAGCGAACATCCCAAAATGGGACAGCGATGCCAATGCGATCGAAAAACTTAGGAAGATACTCAGTGTACTCGAAATGGTTTCTGTCGGAATGCCTGACCCCAATGGAGAACTTCCTAGTTTGGAAATGGCAAGGTGGGCAAGGAATGCCGCCACAAAAGCTTACGATTTTATCTCCATCCAAACTGCTTATATCAAAGAATTACCAAGCCCTGAACGTCTGTATGAATTTTTGTACCGTTATGAAAACGAAATTTTGGGTGAAACCAAATCCAGGCCTCACAAAGCAATCGTTAGGTTAGGGAAACCATTTAAGATCAATGACTATCTTGGTTCTTATAAGGAAGACAAAAAGAAAACAATAGATAACATTACGGAACGTCTAAGGGATGAGTTACAATCTATGTTAGTAGATGAAAAGTCCAAATCAAATCCACTATTCCCGAGTCAGTATATTTTTTAA
- a CDS encoding AMP-binding protein, with translation MDSKRTPLLREEWDLELQKMFESRFAPKWNANIGDRIGEEEFEFVKSFQKDLVYAKEHSLYQTKESILSFIEIYINTSTFFKQQLEGIQWKQNFESIPFTNRDDLQSKITDIIPIDANLKDMVINPTSGTTGKPILAPNHPKAIGCYVPLIEYSVNKYGVTPIHSPKSTFAIQLCYQQNTIVYATCHSLAGGAKFAKINIHPNSWNKPSDLQNFLLEFSPQILTGDPYAFESAMKMGIKYKPEAIHSTALELTPALRNNLSEYFQCPVINFYSLNETGPIAYSCPKDPEWMHLLPHDLYVEVISNETLTPIPTGNVGEIVLTGGRNPYLPLLRYKTGDQGEIQYGTCECGDHFPRLRLLSGRKPVYFQKPNGETVNPIDVARILRKNSIIYQFQVEQITEVRWECRLSLSDTMDMSEISLENEKTKIKEELESLFGKGSQVYISTNFPLDGKKQIVFINSYLSQRDSKS, from the coding sequence TTGGATTCAAAAAGAACACCACTTTTACGAGAGGAATGGGATCTCGAATTACAAAAAATGTTCGAGTCACGTTTTGCGCCCAAATGGAATGCAAACATTGGGGACCGAATTGGAGAAGAGGAATTTGAATTTGTAAAGTCCTTCCAAAAGGATTTAGTGTATGCAAAAGAACATTCTCTGTATCAAACAAAGGAATCGATTCTCTCCTTTATCGAAATTTATATAAATACATCTACATTTTTTAAACAACAATTGGAAGGGATCCAATGGAAACAAAACTTTGAGTCCATCCCCTTTACAAACCGTGATGACTTACAATCAAAAATCACAGACATCATCCCAATAGATGCAAACCTAAAGGATATGGTGATCAATCCCACTTCTGGTACGACAGGAAAACCAATCCTTGCACCAAACCACCCAAAGGCGATTGGATGTTATGTGCCGCTAATCGAATACAGTGTAAATAAATATGGAGTAACTCCTATCCATTCTCCAAAGTCCACCTTTGCCATTCAACTTTGTTACCAACAAAACACAATTGTATATGCCACCTGCCATAGTTTGGCGGGAGGAGCCAAATTTGCAAAAATTAATATCCATCCCAATTCTTGGAACAAACCTTCCGATTTACAAAACTTCCTTTTAGAATTTTCCCCACAAATTTTAACGGGAGACCCTTATGCATTTGAATCGGCAATGAAAATGGGTATCAAATACAAACCAGAAGCCATTCACTCTACTGCCTTAGAGTTAACACCTGCTTTACGAAACAATCTTTCCGAATACTTCCAATGCCCCGTTATTAATTTTTATTCTCTAAATGAAACAGGTCCCATTGCTTATTCCTGCCCCAAAGATCCAGAATGGATGCACCTACTCCCACATGATTTGTATGTAGAGGTGATCTCAAATGAAACTCTCACACCAATCCCCACTGGCAATGTGGGTGAGATTGTCCTTACAGGTGGAAGAAATCCTTACTTACCTCTCCTGAGGTATAAAACTGGTGACCAAGGAGAAATCCAATACGGAACTTGCGAATGTGGAGACCATTTCCCTCGTTTACGCCTGTTATCCGGTAGAAAACCAGTGTACTTCCAAAAACCAAACGGGGAAACGGTAAATCCAATCGATGTAGCAAGGATTCTCAGAAAAAATTCCATCATTTACCAATTCCAAGTGGAACAAATCACTGAAGTGAGATGGGAATGTAGGTTATCACTTTCTGACACAATGGATATGAGTGAGATCAGCTTGGAAAATGAAAAAACAAAAATCAAAGAGGAACTTGAATCCCTTTTTGGAAAAGGATCTCAAGTTTATATAAGCACCAATTTTCCGTTAGATGGAAAAAAACAAATTGTTTTTATCAATTCTTATCTTTCCCAAAGGGACTCAAAATCATGA
- the lmtA gene encoding lipid A Kdo2 1-phosphate O-methyltransferase: protein MALIEELNQQGNFLFRWRSYIPGVILFLSLLYLPYVPYFQGNYMSNLYWLTAAFVVSLAGLFVRCFTIGYTPKNTSGRNTKQQVADVVNQSGIYSLVRHPLYVGNFLMYLGPVLILRDFAFALVYIMFFYLYYERIIFAEEYFLRGKFKDAYLKWADKTPAFIPRLSGYVKPNLDFSFRNIWKREYPSLFGIIVVFTVFDLIQIYYQEPNLRVVDIVGIWKPFHTWFFGFGLVFYVVTRLIVKTTKLLEVEGR, encoded by the coding sequence ATGGCACTTATAGAAGAACTCAACCAACAAGGCAATTTTCTCTTCCGATGGCGCTCCTACATTCCAGGAGTCATTTTGTTCCTTTCCTTACTGTATCTACCGTATGTTCCTTATTTCCAAGGGAATTATATGTCCAATTTGTATTGGTTAACAGCTGCATTTGTAGTTAGTTTAGCAGGTCTTTTTGTAAGATGTTTTACCATTGGTTACACTCCCAAAAATACATCAGGGCGAAATACAAAACAACAAGTAGCAGATGTCGTCAACCAATCAGGGATTTACTCTCTTGTGAGACATCCCCTTTATGTGGGAAACTTTTTAATGTATTTGGGTCCTGTGCTCATCTTACGGGACTTTGCTTTTGCATTGGTTTACATCATGTTCTTTTACCTATATTACGAAAGGATTATCTTTGCTGAAGAATATTTCCTTCGTGGTAAATTCAAAGATGCTTATTTAAAATGGGCAGACAAAACACCAGCGTTTATCCCTCGTTTGTCGGGTTATGTAAAACCGAATTTGGACTTTTCGTTTCGTAATATTTGGAAACGAGAATACCCAAGTTTGTTTGGAATCATCGTTGTGTTCACAGTGTTTGATTTAATCCAAATATATTACCAAGAACCAAACTTACGTGTTGTCGACATTGTTGGGATCTGGAAACCATTTCATACTTGGTTTTTTGGGTTTGGACTTGTGTTTTATGTTGTCACACGTCTTATTGTAAAGACCACCAAACTTTTAGAAGTCGAAGGACGTTAA
- a CDS encoding AAA family ATPase has product MKHGLILGKFYPPHKGHLHLVREAKKQCEDLTVLVCSLNQEIIPGALRFEWMKELLPNQNINVIWVKDENPQFPEDHPHFWQIWKQTIESHSPYPIHSLFTSENYGDPLASVLGCKHIPIDIGRNKIPISATKIRESPLKYWEYIPEPIRPYFVKKIVLTGSESVGKTTLAKKLAELFQTNWIPEFARDYLEKKPSPMEESDFLPIAKGHLLSEVETTKTSNGLLFLDTDLLTTKVYLERYYNSEIPWLTERALGLRYDASLFLDIDIPWERDKLRDLGEERGEMKIRFLKAMEDAKRDYFLVKGNFLEREKLAIEFVNQIKDQPINPLSFTKEQINLRMIE; this is encoded by the coding sequence ATGAAACATGGTCTCATCCTCGGTAAGTTTTACCCACCTCACAAAGGCCATTTGCATTTAGTTCGGGAAGCGAAAAAACAGTGTGAGGATTTGACAGTCCTTGTTTGTTCTTTGAATCAGGAAATCATTCCAGGTGCACTTCGATTTGAATGGATGAAAGAACTCCTGCCGAACCAAAACATAAACGTCATATGGGTTAAGGATGAAAACCCACAGTTTCCCGAAGACCATCCCCATTTTTGGCAGATATGGAAACAAACCATTGAGTCCCATTCGCCATACCCCATCCATTCCCTCTTTACGTCTGAAAATTATGGAGACCCACTAGCATCTGTTTTAGGATGTAAACACATACCTATTGATATCGGAAGAAACAAAATTCCAATCTCTGCTACAAAAATCCGTGAATCCCCACTGAAGTATTGGGAATACATCCCTGAACCGATCAGACCTTATTTTGTAAAAAAAATTGTCCTTACGGGGAGTGAATCGGTGGGGAAAACAACTCTAGCGAAAAAACTAGCAGAATTGTTCCAAACCAATTGGATCCCTGAATTTGCCAGAGATTACTTAGAGAAGAAACCAAGTCCAATGGAAGAATCTGATTTTTTACCCATCGCAAAAGGACATTTATTATCGGAGGTGGAAACAACCAAAACTTCCAACGGGCTTTTATTTTTAGATACGGATTTACTTACGACAAAAGTTTATTTGGAACGGTATTACAATTCAGAAATCCCTTGGCTCACCGAACGAGCGCTTGGTTTACGGTATGATGCCTCTTTATTTTTAGACATCGACATCCCTTGGGAAAGGGACAAATTACGAGACTTAGGTGAAGAAAGAGGGGAGATGAAAATTCGCTTTTTAAAAGCGATGGAAGATGCAAAACGAGATTATTTTTTAGTAAAAGGGAATTTTTTAGAAAGAGAAAAACTAGCAATCGAGTTTGTAAACCAAATCAAAGACCAACCAATCAATCCTTTATCATTCACGAAAGAGCAGATCAATTTACGTATGATTGAATGA
- a CDS encoding TIGR01777 family oxidoreductase has product MKIGILGGTGLIGTSLITTAIQNGHQFRVFSRQKSIPKSLSSFSGIEFITCLLPQSSDLEGLDAIINLVGEPIAGVRWTEERKQLISTSRIEFTRGLVARILDLKQPPKVFLNASAVGYYGMSETGHPAYTESSPPGDDFLAKLCVEWENQTNPLKVNGIRTVLLRTGIVLSPKGGALEKMLPPFLLGVGGAIASGNQGMSWIHISDFINASIHLMTNEQTNGAYNLVSPHPTSNAEFSKQLAKTLKRPNLFKVPSFAIQALFGEGSVVVTKGQYVVPERLLQSGYEFQFQNLQEALSNLLEKN; this is encoded by the coding sequence ATGAAAATAGGAATTTTAGGTGGAACGGGACTGATTGGAACGTCTTTGATTACCACCGCAATCCAAAATGGCCATCAATTTCGTGTCTTTTCTCGTCAAAAATCCATTCCCAAATCTCTTTCCTCATTCTCTGGCATAGAATTTATAACCTGCCTTCTTCCCCAATCCTCCGATTTGGAGGGACTTGACGCCATCATCAATTTAGTTGGAGAACCGATTGCGGGCGTTAGGTGGACAGAAGAAAGAAAACAATTAATCAGTACATCGAGAATTGAATTCACTCGAGGACTTGTTGCTCGTATCCTAGATCTAAAACAACCACCCAAAGTTTTTTTGAATGCAAGTGCAGTTGGTTATTATGGAATGTCAGAGACAGGACACCCTGCTTACACAGAAAGTTCACCTCCAGGAGATGATTTTTTAGCAAAACTCTGTGTCGAATGGGAAAACCAAACAAACCCTCTGAAAGTGAATGGAATCCGAACGGTATTACTCCGAACAGGGATTGTACTTTCTCCAAAAGGTGGTGCCTTAGAAAAGATGCTCCCACCATTTTTATTAGGAGTGGGAGGTGCGATTGCTTCTGGAAACCAAGGAATGAGTTGGATTCATATTTCCGATTTTATCAATGCAAGCATTCACCTGATGACAAATGAACAAACAAATGGAGCTTATAATTTAGTCTCTCCTCATCCGACAAGTAATGCAGAGTTTTCCAAACAATTGGCAAAAACTTTAAAACGCCCAAATCTTTTTAAGGTACCTAGTTTCGCTATACAAGCGTTATTTGGAGAAGGTAGTGTCGTCGTGACAAAAGGGCAGTATGTAGTGCCTGAACGATTGTTACAATCGGGATATGAGTTTCAGTTTCAAAATTTACAGGAGGCACTCTCAAATCTTTTAGAAAAAAACTGA
- a CDS encoding STAS domain-containing protein: MMEEFKIRLGFENGGNLPVIHISGEITSEAEEEIVQSYESIPQDKRTRVILNFSETSYINSAGIATLISLITKSSENQGKIEFAGLNTHFRKVMDIVGLTDFVLIHDSLNSALAQV; this comes from the coding sequence ATGATGGAAGAGTTTAAGATTCGATTGGGTTTTGAGAATGGTGGTAACCTCCCTGTGATCCACATTTCTGGCGAAATCACATCCGAAGCGGAAGAAGAAATTGTGCAATCTTACGAATCGATTCCACAAGACAAACGCACACGAGTGATCCTCAATTTTTCCGAAACCTCGTACATCAACTCAGCTGGCATCGCCACTCTCATCAGTCTCATCACAAAATCTTCTGAGAACCAAGGTAAAATTGAATTCGCAGGTCTCAACACCCATTTTCGAAAGGTGATGGACATTGTGGGTTTAACGGATTTTGTTCTCATCCACGATTCTCTCAATTCTGCACTCGCCCAAGTGTAA
- a CDS encoding c-type cytochrome, translating into MNSKKVLVSLLAVSFAFVMVACGDSKPKEEAPAVQETSASADPDLVKGEELYLQNCSSCHGEKGAGDGAAAAALNPKPRNYKAPAAEWKNGNTIAGITKTLKEGIKGSPMVAYGHLGDDNIKILAKYVEHLSKN; encoded by the coding sequence ATGAACTCAAAAAAAGTATTAGTCTCTCTACTCGCTGTCTCCTTCGCATTTGTGATGGTGGCTTGTGGCGACTCCAAACCAAAAGAAGAAGCACCTGCAGTGCAAGAAACCAGTGCCAGTGCTGATCCTGATTTAGTGAAAGGAGAAGAATTATACCTCCAAAACTGTTCTTCTTGCCACGGTGAAAAAGGGGCTGGTGACGGAGCTGCTGCTGCTGCACTCAATCCAAAACCACGTAACTACAAAGCTCCTGCTGCTGAGTGGAAAAATGGAAACACAATCGCAGGAATCACTAAAACTTTGAAAGAAGGAATCAAAGGATCTCCAATGGTAGCTTACGGCCATTTGGGTGATGACAACATCAAAATCCTTGCAAAATACGTAGAACACCTTTCTAAAAATTAA
- a CDS encoding vWA domain-containing protein: MDFVKVWESKWEDALKLWSDYVKLSPARFLFSEQEEKTEGLTSSFAAIRLKDHRVLLSVNQIKSYHLEDFALEILGHEIGHHVYCPGDLADQAKLVYISNIAMPRLNHLTPMIVNIYEDLFINDHLKRQNHLRMEEVYLKLGKQKDPFWNFYMRTYELLWALPTGTLTEGTLSDQIQSDAALVSRMIRNFPNDWAKGMFDFASICFPYFFEGEKESESNQLKSLLDTLDAGKGMSPPSGLSEVEISSELFPLEGVTGSKNSLSPSDYSSICKSMGIDADISEITYRYYKDKALPYLVPFPERRTSGAKEEILEGNELWEPGSPIEKINWLESTIKSPVIIPGYTTVEDVYGETSSNEIMVNPIDLDLFVDCSGSMPNPQQDLSYLTLAGAIIALSALKTGSSVRVTLWSGEREFLTTDGFIQNEKEILKVLTGYFGGGTCFPLELLEDEYKEPPKRKRHILVISDDGIDTMFTQNYPRDPRTIVKNALEQAQGGGSMVLQLYQPNHNPVVKELEQSGWDIYPIQNWTDLLQFSKDFVEKNYVRNQTLY; the protein is encoded by the coding sequence GTGGATTTTGTTAAGGTTTGGGAATCTAAATGGGAAGATGCTCTCAAACTTTGGAGTGATTATGTTAAACTATCACCTGCAAGATTTTTATTCTCAGAACAAGAGGAAAAAACAGAAGGACTCACTTCATCCTTTGCTGCCATCCGATTAAAAGACCACAGAGTTTTACTTTCTGTAAATCAAATCAAATCCTATCATCTTGAAGATTTTGCTTTGGAAATTTTAGGACATGAAATCGGACACCATGTGTATTGCCCAGGTGATTTGGCTGACCAAGCAAAACTTGTTTATATTTCGAATATAGCCATGCCAAGGCTAAATCACCTAACCCCAATGATAGTGAATATTTACGAAGATTTGTTTATCAACGACCATCTCAAACGACAAAATCATTTAAGAATGGAAGAAGTATACCTAAAGTTAGGAAAACAAAAGGATCCATTTTGGAATTTTTATATGCGTACTTATGAGTTATTGTGGGCACTTCCCACCGGAACTCTCACCGAAGGGACGTTAAGTGATCAAATCCAATCGGATGCTGCTTTAGTCTCTCGAATGATTCGAAATTTCCCAAATGATTGGGCAAAAGGTATGTTTGATTTTGCCAGCATCTGTTTCCCATATTTTTTTGAAGGGGAAAAAGAATCTGAATCAAATCAGTTAAAATCATTATTAGACACACTTGATGCAGGGAAAGGGATGAGTCCACCTTCTGGTTTATCAGAAGTCGAAATCTCATCCGAACTTTTCCCATTAGAAGGAGTCACTGGTTCCAAAAATTCACTTAGCCCTTCTGATTATTCAAGCATTTGTAAAAGTATGGGTATTGATGCTGATATATCAGAAATTACTTACAGATATTATAAAGATAAAGCACTACCATACCTTGTTCCATTTCCCGAACGGAGAACTTCAGGAGCAAAAGAAGAAATCCTGGAAGGAAATGAATTATGGGAGCCAGGTTCTCCAATTGAAAAAATCAATTGGTTGGAATCTACGATCAAAAGCCCTGTGATCATTCCTGGTTACACGACCGTGGAAGATGTTTATGGTGAGACCTCATCAAATGAAATAATGGTTAACCCAATCGACTTAGACTTGTTTGTTGATTGTTCTGGTTCGATGCCCAATCCGCAGCAAGATTTATCCTACTTAACATTGGCTGGTGCTATCATAGCACTGTCTGCACTGAAAACAGGTAGTTCTGTGAGAGTAACTTTATGGTCAGGGGAAAGGGAATTTTTAACCACCGATGGATTCATTCAGAATGAAAAGGAAATCTTAAAAGTACTGACTGGATATTTCGGAGGGGGGACTTGTTTCCCTTTAGAACTCTTGGAAGACGAATACAAGGAACCTCCCAAACGGAAAAGACATATCCTTGTGATCTCCGATGATGGAATTGATACGATGTTTACGCAAAACTACCCAAGGGATCCGAGGACCATAGTTAAGAATGCCCTCGAACAAGCGCAAGGTGGAGGTTCTATGGTTTTACAACTCTACCAACCAAACCATAATCCTGTTGTAAAAGAATTAGAACAAAGTGGATGGGACATTTATCCCATTCAAAATTGGACAGATTTACTCCAGTTTAGCAAAGATTTTGTAGAAAAAAATTATGTTAGAAATCAGACATTATATTAA
- a CDS encoding rubrerythrin: MGQATETKNDSIPQVLQAIISNETNHALWLNTLSLLEHIGSRKILLTQSSEDTSEMILRHATEEARHALFFKKAARTIQPEFRSGYQNSSLVRGTAARIYFAKLDTLVRRNLRKVFPEEKTFTYLAYLYTTTVIEKRAMVIYTAYDEILNQNGSPIRLTNLILEEEGHLSEMSAEMFRLDPNASERLAQLEEEEAKIFARFWHQISEFSLN; the protein is encoded by the coding sequence ATGGGCCAAGCGACAGAGACAAAAAACGATTCGATTCCGCAAGTTTTACAAGCCATCATCTCAAATGAGACAAACCATGCTCTTTGGCTAAACACACTCTCCCTTCTCGAACACATTGGGTCCCGCAAAATCCTTCTCACACAATCGAGTGAAGATACCTCTGAAATGATTTTACGCCATGCCACGGAAGAAGCAAGGCATGCCCTCTTTTTCAAAAAAGCCGCAAGGACGATCCAACCAGAGTTCCGGTCTGGGTACCAAAACTCCTCACTGGTTCGGGGGACTGCCGCAAGAATTTATTTCGCAAAACTAGACACCTTAGTCCGCAGGAATCTAAGGAAAGTTTTCCCAGAGGAAAAAACCTTCACTTACCTTGCCTACTTGTACACCACAACCGTGATTGAAAAAAGAGCAATGGTCATCTACACTGCGTATGATGAAATTCTGAACCAGAATGGTTCTCCCATCCGCCTAACCAACCTCATCCTAGAAGAAGAAGGCCATTTGTCCGAGATGAGTGCAGAAATGTTCCGTTTGGACCCGAATGCTTCCGAAAGGCTTGCGCAATTGGAAGAGGAAGAAGCGAAAATTTTCGCCCGTTTTTGGCACCAAATCAGCGAATTCTCCCTAAATTAA